The Arachis hypogaea cultivar Tifrunner chromosome 16, arahy.Tifrunner.gnm2.J5K5, whole genome shotgun sequence genome contains a region encoding:
- the LOC112758883 gene encoding pterocarpan synthase 1, with amino-acid sequence MPNSKIFFFLPLLFPFIAAESVGFARRISPRSLGFHEEKLTHLHFFFHDVVSGPKPTMRIIAEPEGRAKDTLPFGTTVIIEDPLTAGPEPESKLIGKAQGLYTSISQVEMALMMVMTFAFTEGEFNGSTLSVLGRNNVELPVREMPIVGGTGVFQFARGIARTNFVTVDFSKGDAIVEYNVYVYHYLTPLLDSNPAHFKEGLEYMVDPLLAKIEPTVN; translated from the coding sequence ATGCCCAACTCCaaaattttcttcttccttccccTTCTCTTTCCCTTCATTGCCGCGGAATCCGTGGGCTTCGCCCGGAGAATCTCCCCGAGATCTTTGGGCTTTCATGAGGAGAAACTCACCCACCTCCACTTCTTCTTCCACGACGTCGTTAGTGGGCCAAAGCCCACTATGCGCATCATTGCCGAGCCCGAGGGAAGGGCAAAAGACACCCTTCCCTTCGGGACTACGGTAATTATAGAAGACCCACTAACCGCTGGGCCGGAACCGGAGTCAAAGCTGATAGGAAAGGCCCAAGGGCTATATACGTCAATTTCGCAAGTGGAAATGGCCCTAATGATGGTGATGACGTTTGCATTCACGGAAGGAGAATTCAACGGAAGCACACTCAGCGTTTTGGGGCGTAACAACGTTGAGCTACCCGTTAGAGAGATGCCAATCGTTGGTGGAACTGGTGTGTTCCAATTCGCACGTGGGATTGCTAGGACCAATTTCGTTACGGTTGATTTCTCAAAAGGTGATGCTATTGTGGAATACAATGTTTATGTGTACCACTACTTAACCCCTCTTCTTGATTCAAATCCTGCTCATTTTAAAGAGGGCCTTGAATATATGGTAGATCCTTTATTGGCCAAGATCGAACCTACAGTTAACTGA
- the LOC112758844 gene encoding dirigent protein 22, with protein sequence MAKSKILFSLLFLLSTLFELFSSIIVTAEHPPFHRSISLKSLHLHRQKLSHLHFYFHDTVSGPRPTAVRVAQAHMTDKFPTLFGAVTMADDPLTIGPEPGSKLIGKAQGIYASASQNDVGLMMVMNLEFSEGKYNGSTLSLLGRNAVFFAVREMPIVGGSGVFRFGRGYAVAKTHLFNTTTLDAIVEYNVYVFHY encoded by the coding sequence ATGGCCAAATCCAAaatcctcttctctcttctcttccttctctccACCCTCTTTGAACTCTTTTCTTCCATTATTGTCACCGCGGAGCACCCTCCTTTCCACCGAAGCATCTCTCTTAAATCTTTACACCTCCACCGGCAGAAGCTCAGCCACCTGCACTTCTATTTCCACGACACTGTTAGCGGCCCAAGGCCCACTGCCGTCAGGGTGGCCCAGGCTCATATGACAGACAAATTCCCAACACTATTCGGAGCCGTGACGATGGCGGATGACCCATTGACCATTGGGCCTGAACCGGGATCCAAGCTTATTGGAAAGGCCCAAGGAATTTATGCTTCAGCTTCTCAGAATGATGTGGGGTTAATGATGGTGATGAACTTGGAATTTTCGGAAGGGAAGTATAATGGAAGCACGTTGAGCTTGCTGGGGCGCAACGCAGTGTTTTTCGCCGTTAGGGAGATGCCGATCGTCGGTGGAAGCGGGGTTTTCCGGTTTGGTCGCGGATATGCTGTGGCCAAAACTCACTTGTTTAATACCACCACTCTAGATGCTATTGTAGAATACAATGTTTATGTATTTCACtattaa
- the LOC112758120 gene encoding dirigent protein 22-like, whose amino-acid sequence MAMATSKTLFSIFFIPLLFSTLVTAKDPRFDRSLSPKSLGLRKEKLSHLHFYFHDILSGQNPTAVRVAQAAMTATSPTLFGAVMMADDPLTVGPEPNSKVIGKAQGIYASASQNDLGLLMVLNFAFMEGKYNGSTVSLLGRNAVFSGVREMSIVGGSGVFRFARGYAQAKTFWLNTTSGDAIVEYNVYVLHY is encoded by the coding sequence ATGGCAATGGCCACATCCAAAACCCTCTTCTCTATCTTCTTCATTCCTCTCCTCTTCTCCACCCTTGTCACCGCCAAAGACCCTCGTTTCGATCGAAGCCTGTCTCCAAAATCACTGGGCCTCCGCAAGGAGAAGCTTAGCCACCTCCACTTTTACTTCCACGACATTCTCAGCGGCCAAAACCCCACCGCTGTTAGGGTGGCCCAAGCTGCAATGACGGCCACGTCCCCCACGTTATTCGGAGCTGTAATGATGGCCGATGACCCCTTAACCGTTGGGCCTGAGCCCAACTCCAAGGTCATAGGAAAAGCCCAGGGGATTTATGCGTCTGCGTCGCAAAATGATCTTGGGCTATTGATGGTGTTGAACTTTGCATTCATGGAAGGGAAGTACAATGGGAGCACAGTGAGCTTGTTGGGGCGGAATGCGGTGTTTTCCGGCGTGAGGGAGATGTCGATCGTGGGAGGGAGCGGGGTTTTCCGATTTGCACGTGGATACGCTCAGGCCAAGACTTTCTGGCTTAACACCACCTCCGGCGATGCTATTGTCGAATATAATGTCTACGTTttgcattattaa
- the LOC112759095 gene encoding pterocarpan synthase 1, giving the protein MLKPLTLISTFTLLFFLFSSHVTAKQPRFYRTISPTFLGLRKEKLTHLHFYFHDTASGPNPTAIVVAQAQITKNSSTLFGAVAVMDDPLTVGPEPGSKIVGKAQGIWAAASHDEIGLVMVVNLEFCEGKYNGSTLSLFGRNAVLNSVREMPIVGGSGVFRFAHGYGEAKTHWFNITSGDAVVEYNVYVFHY; this is encoded by the coding sequence ATGCTCAAACCCTTAACTCTCATCTCCACATTcaccctcctcttcttcctcttctcttcccATGTAACCGCCAAACAACCTCGCTTTTATCGAACCATCTCTCCCACATTTCTAGGCCTACGCAAGGAGAAGCTTACTCACCTCCATTTCTACTTCCACGACACTGCCAGCGGCCCAAACCCCACCGCCATCGTAGTCGCCCAGGCCCAAATAACCAAAAACTCCTCCACTCTCTTCGGAGCCGTGGCCGTCATGGACGATCCCTTGACCGTGGGGCCTGAGCCCGGCTCCAAGATTGTGGGAAAAGCCCAGGGAATCTGGGCGGCTGCTTCGCATGACGAGATTGGGTTGGTAATGGTGGTGAACTTGGAGTTCTGTGAAGGGAAATACAATGGCAGCACGTTAAGCTTGTTTGGACGGAACGCGGTGCTTAACAGCGTGAGGGAGATGCCCATTGTTGGTGGCAGTGGGGTTTTCCGATTTGCGCATGGTTATGGTGAGGCCAAGACACACTGGTTCAATATAACGTCAGGGGATGCTGTTGTTGAATACAATGTCTACGTCTTCCACTATTGA
- the LOC112756525 gene encoding uncharacterized protein isoform X3 — protein sequence MCQDSEGTIKKNILKVMEKFWKETRLRLYNDFFEPTFMTEQNIEHRPPGIDREYWRWFLDYRAKAEMKEKCRKNAKNRSKQLYTHTGGLKSFARRMEEESEQHGEKSR from the exons ATGTGTCAAG ATAGCGAAGGAactattaagaaaaatattttgaaagttaTGGAGAAGTTTTGGAAGGAAACAAGGCTCAGGTTGTATAATGATTTTTTCGAGCCAACGTTCATGACTGAACAAAATATTGAGCATCGTCCGCCGGGAATCGATCGAGAGTATTGGAGATGGTTCCTTGACTATCGTGCCAAAGCTGAGATGAAG GAGAAGTGCAGGAAAAATGCAAAGAATCGATCAAAACAACTATATACTCACACTGGCGGTTTGAAAAGCTTTGCACGGCGGATGGAAGAAGAG TCGGAACAACATGGGGAGAAGAGTCGATAG
- the LOC112756525 gene encoding uncharacterized protein isoform X2, whose amino-acid sequence MERPNGRKIILRFNNAKQAIGNEARLLSGVLGLLGSYFGKFPICEESWRKITTKDKVYNECVKQIFHFDEDSEGTIKKNILKVMEKFWKETRLRLYNDFFEPTFMTEQNIEHRPPGIDREYWRWFLDYRAKAEMKEKCRKNAKNRSKQLYTHTGGLKSFARRMEEESEQHGEKSR is encoded by the exons ATGGAACGGCCTAACGGTAGAAAGATCATACTCAGGTTCAACAATGCAAAGCAAGCAATTGGAAACGAAGCTAGACTGTTGAGTGGCGTGCTTGGTCTGCTAGGATCTTACTTTGGAAAATTTCCTATCTGTGAGGAAAGTTGGCGTAAGATTACCACTAAGGACAAAGTTTATAACGAATGTGTCAAG CAAATTTTCCACTTTGATGAAGATAGCGAAGGAactattaagaaaaatattttgaaagttaTGGAGAAGTTTTGGAAGGAAACAAGGCTCAGGTTGTATAATGATTTTTTCGAGCCAACGTTCATGACTGAACAAAATATTGAGCATCGTCCGCCGGGAATCGATCGAGAGTATTGGAGATGGTTCCTTGACTATCGTGCCAAAGCTGAGATGAAG GAGAAGTGCAGGAAAAATGCAAAGAATCGATCAAAACAACTATATACTCACACTGGCGGTTTGAAAAGCTTTGCACGGCGGATGGAAGAAGAG TCGGAACAACATGGGGAGAAGAGTCGATAG